A section of the Marinoscillum sp. 108 genome encodes:
- a CDS encoding CusA/CzcA family heavy metal efflux RND transporter encodes MLDKIIHFSVKNKLIIGLLTLSLVIWGGYSLMRLPIDAVPDITNNQVQIITSSPSLAAEEVERLITFPIEITMATIPEIDEIRSFSRFGLSVITIVFKEDVDVYWARQQVSERLTDVQAQIPPGVGQPGMAPITTGLGEIYQYVVGTKPGYEDKYDARELRTIQDWIVRRQLLGTPGVADVSSFGGYLKQYEIAIDPDRLKAMNISIADIFQALEENNENTGGAYIEKNLSAYFIRSEGLVSSLDDIRNMLIKNNENGIPVLINDVAKVQLGSAVRYGATTRNGEGEVVSAIVMMLKGENSAEVIENVKNRIAEIRKTLPEGVTIEPFLDRTKLVDTAIGTVSKNLAEGALIVIFVLLLLLGNLRAGLIVASVIPLALIFAFGMMNLFGVSGNLMSLGAIDFGLIVDGAVIIVEATLHHLGLLKLGRKLTQQEMDKEVYHSASKIRNSAAFGEIIILIVYLPILALVGIEGKMFGPMAQTVSFAILGAFILSLTYVPMMSALVLSKKTEYKPNISDKIMTFFHRLYDPTIRWAMHKRPLMIAFALGLFGISLWVFSNMGGEFVPTLEEGDFAVETRVITGSSLQNTIKATTQAEKILLEKFPEVTQVVSKIGAGEIPTDPMPVEAADLMIILKDKEEWVTASNREELANKMAEALEVIPGVTFGFQQPIQMRFNELMTGVRQDVAVKIYGENLDELSEYARQIGKLVSGVEGAVDLYIEEVTGVPQIVINYKRAQLAKFGLTIRDVNRSVQAAFAGASAGLVYENERRFDLVVRLDKTNREDVESVRNLYIARKDGHQIPLYQVADVEIKEGPYQIQRDDTRRRIIVAFNVRNRDVESIVTELQQKIDQSVVLAPGYTVSYGGQFENLVEARERLAIAVPLALLLIFVLLYFTFGSIKQGILIFTAIPLSAIGGIFALWLRDMPFSISAGVGFIALFGVAVLNGIVLISEFNHLKKEGITDIFERIYKGTSVRLRPVIMTAAVASLGFLPMALSQSGGAEVQRPLATVVIGGLITATFLTLVVLPILYYYFERGIKVKPGTVALLLFIGVLFFQFPEAKAQESQKIYQSLDEAINTAIQNNPGLKAADLQTQQERSLRGASWNLPKTNFSLTHGQYNSIYNNDNQFNISQSIAFPTVYANQSKLANAQVEASEWQKTATQNELVRQVKATWYFLWLEKNKRQLLIEQDSIYQRFVRAASLRYETGESNLLEKATAESQVAEIKAMLQQNLADIEIYQTQLQTLLNIEGSLDIMAGKLEVRQSTALLDSQGITNNPTLAWFRQQMKVAEREKSVEKSRLLPDLTVGYFNQSLNGPNQDIDGNPVTYTSSDRFTGFQVGVAIPLFGAKSQGSVIKATELKKQEAEAQLEAITNELQGRLKSLIQQYQKFQASLDYYEQNALPQAELILKQAQKGFESGEIGYVEYVQGLNRSLSVRFNYLDILNQYNQTNIEIEFISGIQ; translated from the coding sequence ATGCTAGATAAAATCATTCATTTTTCAGTCAAAAACAAGTTGATCATCGGCCTGCTTACACTGAGTCTGGTCATTTGGGGAGGCTATTCACTAATGAGGCTTCCCATTGATGCCGTACCGGATATTACAAATAATCAGGTACAGATCATCACCTCTTCTCCATCTTTGGCAGCTGAGGAGGTGGAACGCTTAATCACTTTTCCAATCGAAATCACCATGGCCACCATACCAGAGATAGACGAGATACGCTCTTTCTCCCGCTTTGGCTTATCAGTGATTACCATTGTGTTTAAGGAAGATGTAGATGTATACTGGGCACGGCAACAGGTAAGTGAACGCCTGACCGATGTACAGGCACAAATCCCACCGGGAGTCGGCCAGCCTGGGATGGCACCAATTACAACCGGGCTGGGAGAAATCTATCAGTATGTGGTAGGAACTAAACCGGGCTATGAAGATAAATATGATGCCCGTGAACTACGCACCATTCAGGACTGGATTGTCAGAAGGCAATTATTGGGTACTCCCGGAGTGGCAGATGTGAGCAGCTTCGGTGGCTATCTCAAACAATATGAGATTGCCATTGATCCCGACAGACTCAAAGCCATGAACATCTCCATTGCCGACATTTTTCAAGCATTGGAAGAAAACAATGAAAACACAGGGGGAGCCTACATCGAGAAAAATCTTAGTGCCTATTTTATCAGAAGTGAAGGCCTGGTGAGCAGTCTGGACGACATCCGAAATATGCTCATCAAAAACAATGAAAATGGAATCCCTGTCCTTATCAATGATGTAGCCAAAGTCCAATTGGGAAGTGCTGTAAGGTATGGTGCTACCACCCGTAATGGTGAAGGCGAAGTGGTCAGTGCTATTGTGATGATGCTGAAAGGTGAAAATTCCGCAGAAGTTATAGAAAATGTAAAAAACCGAATTGCAGAGATCCGCAAAACACTGCCTGAGGGCGTTACTATCGAACCGTTTCTTGATCGCACCAAACTGGTCGATACAGCCATAGGCACAGTAAGCAAAAATCTGGCAGAGGGAGCCTTGATCGTGATTTTTGTTTTATTGCTTCTTCTTGGAAATCTCCGTGCAGGTTTAATCGTAGCATCGGTCATTCCCCTTGCACTCATTTTTGCCTTTGGCATGATGAACCTTTTTGGTGTATCAGGCAACCTGATGAGTTTGGGAGCCATTGACTTTGGCTTAATAGTGGATGGAGCGGTGATTATAGTAGAAGCCACCCTGCACCATTTGGGTTTACTGAAGCTAGGAAGGAAATTGACCCAGCAGGAAATGGACAAAGAGGTCTATCATTCAGCCAGCAAAATCAGAAATTCAGCAGCATTTGGGGAGATCATTATTCTCATCGTGTATCTACCCATCCTTGCTTTAGTAGGGATTGAGGGGAAAATGTTTGGCCCTATGGCACAGACAGTGAGCTTTGCTATTCTGGGCGCTTTTATCCTTTCGCTTACTTATGTGCCGATGATGTCTGCATTGGTTTTGAGCAAGAAGACCGAATACAAACCCAATATTTCAGATAAGATCATGACTTTCTTTCATAGATTGTACGACCCTACAATCCGTTGGGCAATGCACAAACGGCCATTGATGATTGCCTTTGCTCTAGGATTGTTTGGCATATCCTTATGGGTGTTTTCCAATATGGGTGGTGAATTTGTACCTACCTTAGAAGAAGGTGATTTTGCCGTGGAAACAAGGGTAATCACAGGAAGCTCTCTCCAAAACACCATAAAAGCAACTACCCAGGCAGAAAAAATCTTATTGGAAAAATTCCCCGAAGTAACTCAGGTAGTTTCTAAAATCGGTGCTGGGGAAATCCCCACCGATCCTATGCCTGTGGAAGCAGCAGATTTGATGATTATTTTAAAGGATAAGGAGGAATGGGTTACCGCCTCTAACCGCGAAGAACTGGCTAATAAAATGGCCGAAGCTTTGGAGGTAATACCTGGGGTAACTTTTGGCTTTCAGCAGCCCATTCAGATGCGGTTCAACGAACTGATGACTGGGGTTCGACAGGATGTGGCCGTAAAAATTTACGGAGAAAACCTCGATGAACTTTCTGAATATGCAAGGCAGATTGGAAAACTGGTATCTGGTGTAGAAGGAGCCGTTGATCTCTATATAGAGGAAGTGACGGGAGTACCACAGATCGTAATTAACTATAAACGGGCACAGCTGGCTAAATTTGGCCTGACCATCCGTGACGTTAACCGCTCGGTGCAAGCCGCTTTTGCGGGGGCATCTGCCGGATTGGTATATGAAAACGAAAGACGTTTTGATCTGGTGGTTAGATTGGATAAAACCAACCGGGAGGATGTTGAGTCGGTTCGTAACTTATACATTGCCCGAAAGGATGGTCATCAAATACCACTGTATCAGGTCGCTGATGTAGAGATCAAAGAAGGCCCATACCAAATCCAACGGGACGATACACGAAGGAGGATCATAGTAGCCTTTAATGTGCGCAACCGGGATGTAGAAAGCATAGTAACAGAACTTCAGCAGAAAATTGATCAGTCAGTGGTATTGGCTCCTGGCTACACAGTTTCTTATGGTGGCCAGTTTGAAAACCTCGTGGAAGCTCGTGAAAGGCTTGCCATTGCCGTTCCGTTGGCTCTTCTACTCATTTTTGTTTTACTCTATTTCACTTTTGGTTCAATTAAGCAGGGCATCTTGATTTTTACGGCTATTCCACTTTCTGCGATTGGAGGCATTTTCGCCCTTTGGCTTAGAGATATGCCTTTTAGTATATCAGCAGGCGTTGGATTCATTGCATTGTTCGGAGTAGCAGTATTGAATGGAATTGTACTGATCAGCGAGTTCAACCACCTCAAAAAAGAAGGAATTACAGATATTTTTGAAAGGATTTACAAAGGTACGAGCGTGCGTCTCCGTCCAGTGATTATGACTGCTGCCGTGGCTTCCCTTGGTTTTTTACCTATGGCCCTCTCTCAATCAGGTGGTGCCGAAGTGCAACGGCCGTTGGCTACTGTTGTAATTGGGGGCTTGATTACAGCCACCTTTTTAACATTGGTCGTACTGCCCATCCTTTACTATTATTTTGAAAGAGGGATAAAAGTAAAACCAGGAACGGTAGCTCTATTGTTATTCATTGGTGTGTTATTCTTCCAGTTTCCTGAAGCAAAGGCGCAGGAGTCTCAAAAAATCTACCAATCGCTGGATGAGGCTATAAATACGGCCATTCAAAACAATCCCGGGCTTAAAGCAGCAGATTTACAAACCCAGCAAGAAAGGTCTTTAAGAGGTGCAAGTTGGAACCTACCCAAGACAAATTTCAGCCTTACCCACGGCCAGTACAACAGTATCTACAATAATGACAACCAGTTCAATATTTCACAATCCATTGCATTCCCTACCGTTTATGCCAACCAAAGCAAATTGGCAAATGCTCAGGTGGAAGCAAGTGAGTGGCAAAAGACAGCTACCCAAAACGAATTGGTGCGACAGGTGAAGGCTACCTGGTATTTCCTGTGGCTGGAGAAAAACAAAAGGCAATTATTGATAGAGCAGGACAGCATTTATCAACGCTTTGTAAGAGCAGCCAGCCTTCGCTATGAAACCGGAGAAAGCAACCTACTCGAAAAAGCAACAGCCGAATCGCAGGTAGCTGAGATTAAAGCCATGTTACAACAAAATCTGGCCGACATAGAGATTTACCAAACTCAGCTACAAACCCTCTTAAACATTGAGGGCTCATTGGACATAATGGCAGGCAAGCTTGAAGTACGGCAAAGTACTGCTCTGTTAGATTCACAAGGGATTACCAATAACCCTACCCTGGCGTGGTTTCGCCAGCAAATGAAAGTGGCCGAAAGAGAAAAATCAGTGGAGAAATCCCGGCTACTACCTGACCTCACGGTAGGTTATTTTAACCAATCGCTCAATGGACCAAATCAGGATATAGACGGCAATCCAGTGACCTATACATCTAGCGACCGTTTCACGGGCTTTCAGGTAGGCGTAGCTATTCCTTTATTTGGAGCAAAATCCCAAGGTTCGGTGATAAAAGCAACTGAACTCAAAAAGCAGGAAGCCGAGGCACAATTGGAAGCTATAACTAACGAATTGCAAGGCAGGTTAAAATCTCTGATTCAACAATACCAAAAATTTCAGGCCAGCCTTGATTATTACGAGCAAAATGCCTTACCACAAGCTGAACTTATTCTAAAACAAGCCCAAAAAGGATTTGAAAGTGGTGAAATAGGTTATGTGGAATACGTACAGGGACTCAATCGGTCACTATCTGTTCGGTTTAACTACTTGGACATCCTCAACCAATATAACCAGACCAATATCGAAATCGAATTCATTTCAGGCATTCAATAA
- a CDS encoding Fur family transcriptional regulator encodes MKENLENKLEDRKIKPTTMRLLVLRKLVESGAAISLSDLDAKFEQADKATLYRTLKTFEDKKLIHSIDDGTGSVKYALCEEGCECEPQDQHIHFHCITCGETYCLTQSKIPQTVIPSGFKAASASMVYKGTCANCT; translated from the coding sequence ATGAAAGAAAATTTAGAAAATAAACTAGAAGATCGAAAAATTAAGCCAACCACAATGCGCCTATTAGTGCTTAGAAAATTGGTAGAATCTGGTGCAGCCATCAGTTTGAGTGATCTAGACGCAAAATTCGAGCAAGCGGATAAGGCAACACTTTATAGAACACTCAAAACCTTTGAAGACAAGAAGCTGATCCATAGCATTGATGACGGTACAGGTTCTGTTAAATATGCACTCTGTGAAGAAGGATGCGAATGTGAACCACAGGACCAGCATATCCACTTTCATTGCATAACGTGTGGCGAGACATACTGCCTGACACAATCCAAAATACCTCAAACTGTTATTCCTTCAGGATTCAAAGCCGCCAGTGCCAGCATGGTGTACAAAGGCACTTGTGCAAATTGTACCTAA
- a CDS encoding Piwi domain-containing protein, which produces MGKNSLFFNILTFDWPKAPITFYFSDQDNGKSQKLHFTLFPNEAESLFPNVVRNSTNELYTTFTGETEGFQPLQIDFKTENPDLIRRYYNRQINFYFRSIQKQIVKVGFVKENQVWLKSRKNETSQWWIYERFSLKVQLNTVSKFPEILLSYDGQSKVSKQSAAELIHQVSPTCFNWVINANQIKRWDWIQNEEEPDYDNCFPVLNKDLEGALGISAEAPPRDNRYPKYLTHIQAFYKKFIDTPKFRELIPLHSGGFMDVPITRIDTTTPESNQLLFGGNNASEVPKFALRDHKPFKPSPYSNIHLFFILHEDDKDMAVKIEEYFRKGYKWFKGMYDYARLLFHTEKGFSIVFKDKENPIPEIERELSNRVINPEVKYIAVYVTPYGKFEYDKEKREIYYQLKEVLLKRNITSQVIDSNKMREQGEGWVYSLPNIAVAMLAKLDGIPWRLNTPHKNELVVGVGAFKHVDEGVQYIGSAFSFGNNGKFNRFEYFLKDELDVLAGSIASSIKEYATVNEDPDRLIIHFYKTMSEKELEPIQEALENLNLSIPVFIIAINKTESEDIVAFDNSWNELMPPSGTFIKIGEAKYLLFNNTRYNGVNYSKADGFPFPIKLKLKCTQPELLQEIRVVRELIDQVYQFSRMYWKSIRQQNLPVTIKYPEMVAQIAPHFVGEEIPPYGKNNLWFL; this is translated from the coding sequence ATGGGAAAAAACTCACTATTCTTTAATATTCTGACATTCGATTGGCCGAAAGCTCCAATCACTTTTTACTTTTCAGATCAGGACAACGGAAAAAGCCAAAAGCTACACTTCACGCTATTTCCAAATGAAGCAGAGAGTTTGTTTCCCAATGTTGTTAGAAATAGCACCAACGAGCTTTATACCACATTCACAGGCGAGACTGAAGGCTTCCAGCCTTTGCAGATAGATTTTAAGACCGAGAATCCCGACCTGATAAGGAGATACTACAACCGCCAAATCAATTTCTATTTCCGCTCCATTCAAAAACAAATAGTAAAGGTTGGCTTTGTGAAGGAGAACCAGGTATGGTTAAAGTCTCGAAAAAATGAAACCTCTCAATGGTGGATATATGAGCGTTTCTCGCTCAAAGTCCAACTGAATACCGTTAGCAAGTTTCCTGAAATACTGCTATCCTATGATGGTCAGTCAAAAGTCTCTAAGCAAAGTGCAGCGGAACTAATCCATCAAGTAAGTCCTACATGCTTCAATTGGGTTATCAATGCCAATCAAATCAAAAGATGGGATTGGATTCAAAATGAAGAAGAACCGGACTATGACAATTGCTTTCCGGTACTGAACAAAGACTTGGAAGGTGCGTTGGGCATTTCTGCGGAAGCCCCGCCCCGAGACAATCGTTATCCAAAGTACCTCACACATATTCAGGCATTTTATAAAAAGTTTATCGATACTCCTAAATTCAGAGAGCTAATCCCTTTGCACAGTGGAGGCTTTATGGATGTTCCGATAACTCGTATTGACACCACTACACCTGAGAGCAATCAATTACTCTTTGGTGGCAACAATGCAAGTGAAGTTCCCAAGTTCGCACTGAGAGACCATAAGCCATTCAAACCAAGCCCCTACTCAAACATCCATTTGTTCTTTATCCTGCATGAAGATGATAAGGACATGGCCGTGAAGATTGAAGAGTATTTCAGGAAAGGCTACAAATGGTTCAAGGGAATGTATGACTATGCCAGATTACTGTTCCATACAGAGAAGGGATTCAGCATTGTTTTTAAGGACAAGGAAAACCCTATTCCTGAAATCGAAAGAGAACTATCAAACCGAGTCATAAACCCGGAAGTAAAGTACATAGCTGTTTATGTTACTCCATACGGCAAATTCGAGTACGACAAGGAGAAACGAGAAATCTATTACCAACTCAAAGAAGTCTTGTTGAAACGCAACATTACTTCTCAGGTAATTGATTCCAACAAAATGCGTGAGCAAGGTGAAGGATGGGTCTACAGCTTGCCAAACATTGCAGTTGCAATGTTGGCCAAATTAGATGGTATTCCCTGGCGTTTGAACACCCCCCATAAAAACGAATTAGTAGTTGGTGTAGGAGCTTTCAAGCATGTCGATGAAGGTGTACAATATATCGGTAGTGCATTCAGTTTCGGCAACAATGGAAAGTTCAATCGCTTTGAATATTTCCTAAAAGATGAATTGGATGTTTTGGCGGGTTCAATAGCCAGTTCCATAAAGGAATACGCCACAGTGAATGAAGACCCTGACAGGCTCATTATTCACTTCTACAAGACCATGAGCGAGAAGGAACTGGAACCCATTCAGGAAGCATTGGAAAACCTGAATCTTTCGATTCCGGTATTCATAATTGCTATCAACAAAACCGAATCAGAAGATATAGTTGCCTTCGACAACTCTTGGAATGAATTGATGCCGCCAAGCGGCACATTCATTAAGATAGGAGAAGCGAAATACCTTCTTTTCAACAACACTCGATACAACGGAGTGAATTACAGTAAGGCAGATGGCTTCCCTTTTCCTATCAAGCTCAAACTGAAATGTACCCAACCTGAATTGCTTCAAGAAATACGAGTAGTCAGAGAGTTGATAGATCAGGTGTATCAGTTCAGTAGAATGTATTGGAAATCAATCAGGCAACAGAACTTACCAGTAACAATCAAATACCCCGAAATGGTGGCTCAAATCGCCCCTCATTTCGTAGGTGAAGAAATACCGCCTTACGGCAAGAACAATTTGTGGTTTTTATGA
- a CDS encoding helix-turn-helix domain-containing protein, with product MHFGEQIKQLREKRGLLQRQLAASLEIDTPMFSKIERGDRRAKREHVVQLAELLDFDVNQLLSLWLSDQILDIVSSEEVALEALQNAATTLKKNKGK from the coding sequence ATGCATTTTGGTGAGCAAATCAAACAGCTACGTGAAAAAAGAGGATTATTACAAAGACAACTTGCAGCAAGTTTGGAAATAGACACCCCTATGTTTAGCAAGATTGAGCGTGGAGACAGAAGGGCAAAGCGTGAGCATGTTGTTCAACTTGCAGAACTATTGGATTTTGATGTTAACCAACTCCTTTCACTGTGGCTTTCTGATCAAATATTAGACATTGTTAGCAGTGAGGAAGTAGCCTTGGAGGCATTACAAAATGCTGCGACAACACTCAAAAAGAATAAAGGAAAATAA